From Hydractinia symbiolongicarpus strain clone_291-10 chromosome 12, HSymV2.1, whole genome shotgun sequence, one genomic window encodes:
- the LOC130621301 gene encoding adhesion G-protein coupled receptor G2-like — MCHYIFTKLIHVASKLLDTNTSTISQAQLNFQSSTKLIKNLEILSTTYLSKIWSGNESNFNISTKNIAFIAVPVQEEDIYLTAVNTTSGVRIEPRSILSNEELASIKIPHEAVQKENSFVTSFYYAKDNLFLNDVQLKQLATGKDHQSKMVYNNVVFSASILNTSVENLANHVLIQFKERQKTHQKTDCMFWDFYLKSSTMSIPGGWSKRGCERYSSNETGYINCRCNHLTNFALIMNVNQDFVNPFALTLTTWIGCSISIAGLVLTILTYLSLRRIRRMFACKVLISLCVSLLFTISCFLLGAEKTSLRFRCQLIAGLIQYFLLATFMWMAVEGYNLYIRFANSFKIARSSTKDFCKASFFAWGLPLIIVSISAALSKESFGNENICVVNGKPFYFGILLPSCIILLSNMFILRLSIVRMRTPKMILKVKERKEFQLVITRFIICSTILGLTWVTGVLAIGYARVVFHWLFCIFNSMQGFAIFICFVVFNKHVRVEIRRCFATNLKEGCSSACVIEATWEMRKRCQMK; from the exons ATGTGTCATTAC ATTTTTACAAAACTGATACACGTAGCAAGCAAGCTTCTTGATACCAATACAAGCACCATATCACAAGCGCAATTAAACTTTCAATCATCTACAAAACTTATCAAAAATTTAGAGATTTTATCCACTACCTATTTGAGTAAAATATGGTCTGGAAATGAATCAAACTTTAACATATCAACCAAGAACATTGCATTTATTGCTGTTCCTGTGCAAGAGGAAGATATATATCTGACAGCCGTTAACACAACGAGTGGAGTTAGAATCGAACCAAGGAGCATTCTGAGTAATGAAGAGCTTGCTTCAATTAAAATACCTCATGAAGCAGtccaaaaagaaaattcgtTTGTCACATCATTTTACTACGCCAAAGacaacttatttttaaatgatgttCAATTGAAGCAGTTGGCGACTGGAAAGGACCACCAATCAAAGATGGTATACAACAATGTTGTATTTTCAGCAAGTATTTTGAACACATCAGTGGAAAATCTCGCAAATCATGTTCTCATACAGTTCAAAGAAAGACAGAAAACACATCAAAAGACCGATTGTATGTTTTGGGACTTTTACTTAA AATCTTCCACCATGAGTATACCTGGTGGTTGGTCGAAAAGAGGATGCGAAAGGTACAGTTCAAATGAAACAGGCTACATAAACTGCAGATGTAATCATTTAACAAACTTTGCTCTCATAATGAATGTAAATCAAGATTTTGTCAATCCATTTGCACTAACATTAACAACCTGGATTGGTTGCAGTATATCAATAGCTGGTTTGGTGTTGACAATTTTAACTTATCTCTCACTAAG GAGAATAAGAAGGATGTTTGCTTGTAAAGTCTTGATAAGCTTGTGCGTGTCGTTATTATTCACCATTTCCTGCTTTTTGCTTGGCGCTGAGAAAACATCACTCCGTTTCAGATGCCAATTGATAGCAGGACTCATTCAGTATTTTTTACTTGCTACATTCATGTGGATGGCTGTCGAAggatataatttatatatacgATTTGCAAATTCTTTTAAGATAGCAAGATCTTCGACTAAAGACTTCTGCAAAGCGTCATTTTTCGCTTGGG GCTTGCCATTAATCATTGTCTCAATATCGGCAGCATTATCtaaagaatcatttggaaatGAAAATAT atgcGTCGTTAATGGCAAACCATTCTATTTCGGTATCTTATTACCTTCGTGTATTATATTGCTTAGTAATATGTTCATACTTCGACTTTCTATTGTAAGAATGAGAACAcctaaaatgattttaaaagtaaaagaaagaaaagaattcCAGCTTGTTATTACTCGATTTATCATATGCAGTACGATTCTTGGTTTAACGTGGGTCACAGGCGTTCTTGCTATTGGCTATGCTCGCGTTGTATTCCATTGGTTGTTTTGTATCTTTAATTCCATGCAAGGATTTGCCatctttatttgttttgtggTGTTTAACAAGCATGTCAGAGTAGAGATAAGAAGGTGTTTTGCAACAAATTTGAAAGAGGGTTGTTCATCTGCTTGTGTAATAGA AGCTACATGGGAAATGAGAAAAAGGTGTCAAATGAAGTAG